In Anaerohalosphaeraceae bacterium, a genomic segment contains:
- a CDS encoding nickel-dependent hydrogenase large subunit — translation MTQTVVLSPLTRIEGHLAIHLETEEDSSSGQTIIKKAQCEGEMFRGLETILHGRDPLDAQQITQRICGVCPIAHGIASVMAQEMAFGIVPTRNGRIAQNLILAAEYLHSHILHFYHLAALDFVDITAILKYNGTDPTLVNLRNWAKNALDKNLAFPGAPFLPRPETDQYIKTDEANWRLIDSYVKALKIRTLAHEMAAVFGAKLPHSTSLVPTGVTGEVTIERVLACKSRLDQIKTFIHTVYLPDLFTAAAAFPQYWDIGKSHGNFLSYGVFRMEEKTGEALNNFLPSGAVIGGIYQPLDTSKIREFVEHSRYSSGSGLHPWQGTTQPEPQKGYSWIKAPRYDGQVMEVGPAARLMVLCLGPGNPEMKQDVQNALNAAGVPLEKINSVLGRHLARGLEAKWIADQCERWLDELEIGKPAAAEFALPEQGRGVGLTEAPRGALGHWLTIRNYKIERYQCIVPTTWNCSPRDNQGRPGAVEKALEGTVLQNPAEPIEAGRIVRSFDPCIACAVH, via the coding sequence ATGACACAAACGGTTGTGCTCAGTCCCTTGACACGCATTGAGGGTCATTTGGCCATCCACCTCGAAACCGAAGAAGACTCATCCTCCGGCCAAACCATTATCAAAAAAGCCCAATGCGAGGGCGAAATGTTCCGCGGACTGGAGACCATCCTCCACGGCCGCGACCCGCTGGACGCCCAGCAAATCACCCAGCGTATCTGCGGTGTGTGCCCCATTGCGCACGGCATCGCTTCCGTTATGGCTCAGGAAATGGCCTTCGGCATTGTCCCGACTCGAAACGGACGAATCGCCCAAAACCTGATTTTGGCCGCCGAATATCTGCACTCCCATATCCTGCATTTTTATCATTTGGCCGCTCTGGACTTCGTGGACATCACCGCCATCCTGAAATACAATGGAACCGATCCGACCCTGGTTAATCTGCGAAATTGGGCCAAAAACGCTCTCGACAAAAATCTGGCCTTTCCGGGCGCCCCCTTCCTGCCCCGCCCTGAAACGGACCAATACATCAAAACCGACGAAGCCAACTGGCGGCTGATTGACAGCTATGTCAAAGCCCTGAAAATCCGCACGCTCGCACACGAAATGGCCGCTGTTTTCGGCGCCAAGCTGCCTCATTCTACCTCACTGGTCCCCACCGGCGTCACCGGCGAAGTCACCATCGAACGCGTTCTGGCCTGCAAGTCTCGGCTGGACCAAATCAAAACCTTCATTCATACGGTCTATCTGCCGGACCTTTTTACGGCCGCCGCCGCATTCCCGCAATACTGGGATATTGGGAAAAGTCACGGGAATTTCCTCAGTTACGGCGTCTTCCGGATGGAAGAGAAAACCGGAGAAGCCCTGAACAATTTCCTGCCTTCCGGAGCTGTTATCGGCGGAATTTACCAGCCGCTCGACACGTCAAAAATTCGCGAGTTTGTCGAGCATTCCCGCTACTCCTCCGGCTCGGGTCTTCACCCCTGGCAGGGTACAACGCAGCCGGAGCCTCAAAAGGGCTACAGCTGGATTAAAGCCCCGCGATATGACGGCCAGGTCATGGAAGTCGGGCCGGCCGCTCGACTAATGGTTCTGTGCCTGGGGCCGGGAAATCCCGAAATGAAACAAGATGTTCAAAATGCTCTGAATGCCGCAGGGGTACCCCTCGAAAAAATTAACTCCGTTCTCGGACGCCACCTCGCCCGCGGACTGGAGGCCAAATGGATTGCCGACCAGTGTGAACGCTGGCTGGACGAGCTGGAAATCGGCAAACCGGCCGCAGCGGAATTTGCTCTTCCGGAACAGGGCCGGGGCGTTGGTCTGACAGAGGCCCCCCGCGGAGCACTCGGACACTGGCTGACAATCCGAAACTACAAAATCGAACGCTATCAGTGCATCGTCCCGACGACCTGGAACTGCTCGCCGCGAGACAATCAGGGACGCCCCGGCGCCGTCGAAAAAGCCCTCGAAGGAACCGTCCTGCAGAACCCGGCTGAGCCGATTGAAGCAGGCCG